In Bradyrhizobium sp. 170, the DNA window GGCTGGCTCTCGATCGCCTTGGCGAATTCGCGCGTGGAGATCTCCGGACGCTTGTGCATGCCGACCTGGTTGAGGCAATAGAGCGGCGGGCGGTCGTTGGGCCGCGCCGTCTTCAGCACGTTCAGCATGTTCTTGGCGTTGCGCATGTTGGCGAGGTCGGGCTCGGCGACGATCAGAATGTCATCTGCGCCGACCAGCGTGCGCTTGGTCCACGCCGACCATTGATGGGGGACGTCGAGCACGATGCAGGGGGTCGTCATGCGCATCGTGTCGAAGATCGCATCGAACGCATCGGCGCCGAAATCATAGACCTGGTCCAATGATGCCGGCGCTGCGAGCAGGTCGAGGCGGTCGGTGCATTTCGACAGCAAGCGCTCCATGAAGGCGGAGTCCGGCCGTTCCGGCTGGAAGACCGCATTGGCAATGCCTTGAACCGGATCCTGGTTGTAATCGAGGCTGGCGGTGCCGAAGGCAAGGTCGAGATCGATCACGACGGAATCGAGCGCGAGATCGCGCGCGATCGCCCAGGCCACGTTGTGCGCGACGGTGGAGGCACCGACGCCGCCCTTGGCGCCGACCACGGCGATGATGCGGCCGACGGCCACGGCCTCGGAGGCCGCGTAGAGACCGCATATTGCGCGCACGACGTCGATCGGTTCGACCGGTCCGGTCACGTAGTCGCTGATGCCGCGCCGCACCAGTTCACGATAGGGCGTGACGTCGTTGGCGCTGCCAATCACGACGACGCGGGTACCGGCGTCGCAGACGGTCGCGAGTTCATCGAGGGCTTCGAGAATGTCGGAGCCAGGTTCGGTCTCCAGCAAAATGACGTTCGGCGTCGGCGCCGTGTGGTAGGTCTCGATGGCGGCGGCAATGCCGCCCATGTGAACCGTAAGGTGGGCCTTTCCGAGACGGCGGTCTTCGCTCGCCGCGCGCACCGCAGTGGCGACAGCGACGCTGGCGCAAAAGGCCTGTACCGATACGCGTGGCGCCGGCGAGATGTATTCCTCGGGCTGCGCCGGCGTGTCGTCCAGTTGGTCGTCTGAGTTTTGAAAGACGCGGCTGATCATTTGCCTGTATCGCTGAGTTTGGCCTTTTCGGCTTCGGGATAGGTGGTCGTTGTCGGAAGGCCCTTGCGGTACTTGTCAAAGGCGATATTGCGCCGCGACGTATAGGCGGGGCTCTCCGGACGCGGCTGTTCGAGATCGGCCGGATTGTCGATCATCGCGGCAAGGTTGCGCTGGGTAGCGCAGCCGAAATTGTGATAGGAGCGATTTTCGTTGTAGGCGACGTTGTCGATATTCGGCCCGAGGTCTTGCGGCCACAGGCCGCAAGGTCCCGCCACGGCCGTAATCTTCGGATAGCTGAGCCGGATCGTCGGCAGCGTACGGGGATCGTCGGGCCGGTAGTGACGCATCGTGATGGCGCGCGAGGGCACGCCGCCCGCCATCAGCACCGACTGGATTTCCCGGAACGATGCCGCGGCCGCGCGCGCATTCGGCGTGTCGATCGGGACATCGGCGATAACAGCGCCGGTGCCTTCACGCACCCAGGTCTGCGCCAGGCCCATGACGTCGGTGCGTTGCGACCCGGAGAGGCCGCCGCGGGCATGACCGACGAACACCACGATCGAGCGGTTGGCTTCGGTCACCGCGATCGGATGACGGTGGCGGTAATCATCGGACACACTGGCGGTCACGATTTCCGTGGTCTGCGGCGTGCAGGCACCGAGCGCGGCCGAAAGGCCGAGCAGGGCGCCAAGCATGTGCAAGGTCTTGCCGCGATGGAGCGGAATTCTCGTTGTCATCGTTCTGTCCTCGTCCCCACTCGGTGAACAGCTCTGCATCTCAATCAATGATGAAGCCGAAATTGCTCTGGATTCCGCCGACGGGATCGACGCGGGCGGCGAGCCCGTAGATCCGGTTGATGCGCCCGAGCAGCGTGGACTGGGAATCGGATGCCGGCGCGAAGCCGTCGTCGGGCCGCGACAGTTCTTTCTGCGCGACCGCGCGGACGACATAGGGCGTCACAAGAACCATCAGTTCGGTCTGGTTGTTGACGAAGTCCTGGCTGCGGAACAGCGCGCCCAGCACCGGCAATTGATCGAGCCCCGGCAAGCCGTTGATGGCCTGCTTGGTCTGCTCCTGGATCAGGCCGGCCATCGCCATCGAGCCGCCGGAGGGTATTTCCAGCGTCGTTTCGGCGCGGCGGGTCTTGATCGACGGAACAGTGAGCGAATTGCCGGCCTGGTTCAGCGTGATGGCATTGTCGTTGGAAAGTTCGGAAACTTCGGTCATCACCCGCAGGCTGATGCGGCCTTCGGTCAGAACCACCGGCGTGAAGTTGAGCGAGATGCCGAACTTCTTGTACTGGATCGAGGTCGTACAGACATGCGTCGTCGGATCGCAGGAATAGCCAGCGGGGACGGGAAATTCGCCGCCGGCGATGAAGGTCGCGGACTCGCCGGAGATTGCCGTCAGGTTCGGCTCGGCCAGCGTCTTCACCACGCCGGCGCTCTCCATCGCCCGCATCGTCGCGGTGACTGTCGGCAGCCCCTTGAGGACGCTCGAGGCAGCCAGGCCGTTGCTGGACACCAGCGAGCGACCGAAGGCCGTGAACGGGTTGTTGTTGTTGAAGTTCACGACCGCCGTGCCGTAATTCATGCTGGCTGAGAGATCGACGCCCATCTGCTTGACGATGTCGCGTCGCACTTCCGAGACATTGACCTTCAGCATCACCTGGTCGCGGCCGCGAACCACGATCGAATTGACGACCTTCTCGGCCCCGCCGACCAGCCGCGCGGCGATCTCGCCGGCCTGCTGGGCTTCGACCGGGCTCGACACCGAGCCGGTCAGCATCACGCTGTCGCCGACGCCATCGATCTGGATGCCCGGCATCGACTGCCGCAGCGCGGCGCGTACGCCGTTGAGGTCACGCTTGACCGCGATGTCGTAGGAAGCAACCTGCTGGCCGTCGGCGTCGAAGAACACGACGTTGGTCTGGCCGACTGCGCCGCCGATGATATAGGCGCGTTGCGAGGAACGAACGACGGCATTGGCGATCTTCGGATCGGCGACCAGCACATCCTTCACGTCGCGTGGCAGGTCGACGACCACGGACTTGCCGATGCCGAGCGACAGGAAGCGCATCTTGACCGGGCCGATGGCGGAGGTCGTCACGGGATCCTTGTCGGACTCGGCTGCGAAAACCGGCAGCAGCGGACCAAGCGTCAGCGCGGCGACGGCCGACAATAACAGGGTGCGCGCCGCTACGGTCCGCATCGCTGACTGATATTCCCAAAACTTCATAGGGGACTTCCTTTCGGTCACTTCTGTGCCGTCGTTTGATTGGCGACCCCGTAGCGAACCACGTTGACGCTCTGACCTCGTTTTTGAACCTGATCCTCGGACGGGCCTTCAGCCGTCGCGTTGACATCGGTGATGCTGCGCAGCGCAAGCGACAGCGTGCCGCTCTGGCGCGAGCGCGCGAGCGTCTCGGCCTGCTCGGGCTTCAGTTCGAGTGTGACGGTGCGGCCGACAAGGGTGTTGACGCCCTCTTTTTCCTTCGGCGCCTGATCGATCGCCAGCACACGGATATTGGAGAGAATGATTTCAGACTGGGCTACGTCGGGTCCCTTGCTGTCCGGATTCTTCTCGCGCTTGGAGAGGATGACGTCGACGCGATCATTGGGCAGGATGAAGCCGCCGGCGCCGGTTTCCGGCGAGATCTCGGTCGAGATTGCCCGCATGCCGGTCGGCAGGATGGCTGCCATGAAGCCGGAGCCGTTGGCCCTGACCAGCTTCTGCTCACGGATCGGCTCGCCCGCGATGAAGGGCGCGCGTGCGATCGAACCGGCGATTTCCTTGATGGCCTCGGCCCTGCTGGCGCGGTTGACCAGATTGTTGCCGGCGGAAGCCGGCCAGGTTTGCCATTGCAGGTCTTCGGGCTTGACCGCCTGGCCGAGCCCGATGTCGGACTTCGCGACCAGAATTTCCACCGTCGGCAACTGCGCGACCGGTTCGGCCGCCGGGCGCGAATTTTCTTCCGTGCCACGGGCGAGATAGGCGGCGACCCCGCCGGCAGCCAAGGCGATGATCAGAACGACGACACGTGCGATATTCATACGCTTTACTTACTCTTACGCAGGGACGCCCCAACTACACCGCAACGACAGCCATCCCGGAGGTATGACTAGGCATCAAAGGTATAAGGGAACTTGAGGCGTGAATTATTTGATGGATCGAACGGCGAGATCCGCCGTCATGGTGAACGAGCGGTTATCGTTTGAAGAAAATCGTCCGCAAAAATCCGGAGGTGCGGCCGGTGACCGCAACGCGCGGTTGATCTGGCCCGGCAGGATGCAAGCGAAGGCGTTCCGCTGCGTCGGTAACAGCGGAGACGGCTCGAAAATCGACAGGGGATAGCCGCCCTAGACGGCGGCCTTCAACGCCGCAAAGCCGCGCTCGAGATCGGCCTTGAGGTCGTCGACATTCTCCAGGCCGATGTGGAGTCGCAGCGTCGGCCCGCCGGGGGACCATTTGGTCGCGGTGCGGTAGGGATCGCAGTCGAACGGGATGATGAGGCTTTCGAAGCCGCCCCACGAAAAGCCCATGCCGAACAGCTTGACGGTGTCGAGCAGGGCGTCGACCGCCTTCTGCGGCACCGGCTTCAACACAATGCTGAACAGGCCGGAGGCGCCGGTGAAGTCGCGCTTCCAGATCGCGTGGCCGGGATGGCTTTCGAGCGCCGGATGCAGGACCGACAAGACTTCGGGGCGGGTGGCAAGCCAGCGCGCCATTTCGAGGCCGGAGCGATAATGCTGCGTGAGCCGCACCGAAAGCGTGCGGGTGCCGCGCAGCGCCAGGAAGACGTCGTCGGGACCGGCGCAGACGCCAAGCAGGCGGATGCCCTCGGCGAGCAGCGGCCAGGCCTTTGCGTTTGCCGAAATCGTGCCGAACATGATGTCGGAATGGCCGCCGATATATTTGGTGGCGGCCTGCATGCTGATGTCGACGCCCTGGTCGAGCGAACGATGAAATAGCGGCGTCGCCCAAGTGTTGTCGTCGATGACGAGCGCGCCCCTCGCATGCGCGACCTCGGCGATGGCGGGGATGTCGCTCATTTCAAACGACTGCGAGCCGGGCGCCTCGACCAGCACCGCTTTGGTGTTGGGCTTGAACAGGCTTTCGATCCTGGCGCCGAGCAGCGGATCGAAATAGCTGACCTCGACGCCGTAGCGGGCCAGCATGCCGTTGCAGAAATTGCGCGTCGGCCGATAGACGTTGTCGGTCACCAGCACATGATCGCCGGCGCTCAACACCGAAAGCAGGGTGGTGGTGATCGCGGCCAGCCCCGACGGTGCGAGCCCAACGCCGGCGCATTGTGGGCCTTCCAGCGACATCAGCACGTCCTGCAGCGCCCGCGTGGTCGGAGAGCCGTGACGGCCGTAGGAGAATTCGGCGCGGTGGGCGTGCAGGTCCTCGGCGGTCGGATAGAGCACGGTCGAACCGTGGAATACGGCTGGATTGACGAACCCCCTCTGGCCCTGCGTGTCGCGGCCCGCCGTGACCAGTCTGGTTTCGGGCTTTTGCGGGTTGGACGATCCGTCGTTCGAAGAGCTCATGCATTTGCCGTAAGACGTTATGCCGCAGCCGCAACTAGATCGCGAAAACACCCGCCGGGCGGCGGGTCGGGGCCGGGTCAGTTAATAACAAGATACAGAAGACGGCAGTCAACCCCTTGACCCGGCACGCCAGTCGTTCTGAGATGCATGCCAACTAACAGTCGCTGCAAGTTGAGGGGCCTGCCGCGATATCAGATCCATTGCCAGACCGGACTGCACGTCAAACTGCACGGTCGGGATGACGCTTTTCAGCGAGGGATCAGCGGGTTGGCCCCATAACGTCAGGCGTTGCCTAAAAAACGATCTCCGGACGACCCCTTGAAAGGCCAAGCCCATGAAACGCGTATCTCTGGTTGTTACCCTCGCCCTTGCCGCCGGTCTCTCGGCCCAGGCCGCCTCGGCGCAAACCCTCAA includes these proteins:
- a CDS encoding AAA family ATPase gives rise to the protein MISRVFQNSDDQLDDTPAQPEEYISPAPRVSVQAFCASVAVATAVRAASEDRRLGKAHLTVHMGGIAAAIETYHTAPTPNVILLETEPGSDILEALDELATVCDAGTRVVVIGSANDVTPYRELVRRGISDYVTGPVEPIDVVRAICGLYAASEAVAVGRIIAVVGAKGGVGASTVAHNVAWAIARDLALDSVVIDLDLAFGTASLDYNQDPVQGIANAVFQPERPDSAFMERLLSKCTDRLDLLAAPASLDQVYDFGADAFDAIFDTMRMTTPCIVLDVPHQWSAWTKRTLVGADDILIVAEPDLANMRNAKNMLNVLKTARPNDRPPLYCLNQVGMHKRPEISTREFAKAIESQPIAAIPFDSRMFGTAANNGQMIAQIAAKHRTTMMFLQMAQRLTGHAVTKRSRTSFLAPIIKKLQGAKARRA
- a CDS encoding CpaD family pilus assembly protein, producing MTTRIPLHRGKTLHMLGALLGLSAALGACTPQTTEIVTASVSDDYRHRHPIAVTEANRSIVVFVGHARGGLSGSQRTDVMGLAQTWVREGTGAVIADVPIDTPNARAAAASFREIQSVLMAGGVPSRAITMRHYRPDDPRTLPTIRLSYPKITAVAGPCGLWPQDLGPNIDNVAYNENRSYHNFGCATQRNLAAMIDNPADLEQPRPESPAYTSRRNIAFDKYRKGLPTTTTYPEAEKAKLSDTGK
- a CDS encoding type II and III secretion system protein family protein, which translates into the protein MKFWEYQSAMRTVAARTLLLSAVAALTLGPLLPVFAAESDKDPVTTSAIGPVKMRFLSLGIGKSVVVDLPRDVKDVLVADPKIANAVVRSSQRAYIIGGAVGQTNVVFFDADGQQVASYDIAVKRDLNGVRAALRQSMPGIQIDGVGDSVMLTGSVSSPVEAQQAGEIAARLVGGAEKVVNSIVVRGRDQVMLKVNVSEVRRDIVKQMGVDLSASMNYGTAVVNFNNNNPFTAFGRSLVSSNGLAASSVLKGLPTVTATMRAMESAGVVKTLAEPNLTAISGESATFIAGGEFPVPAGYSCDPTTHVCTTSIQYKKFGISLNFTPVVLTEGRISLRVMTEVSELSNDNAITLNQAGNSLTVPSIKTRRAETTLEIPSGGSMAMAGLIQEQTKQAINGLPGLDQLPVLGALFRSQDFVNNQTELMVLVTPYVVRAVAQKELSRPDDGFAPASDSQSTLLGRINRIYGLAARVDPVGGIQSNFGFIID
- the cpaB gene encoding Flp pilus assembly protein CpaB — protein: MNIARVVVLIIALAAGGVAAYLARGTEENSRPAAEPVAQLPTVEILVAKSDIGLGQAVKPEDLQWQTWPASAGNNLVNRASRAEAIKEIAGSIARAPFIAGEPIREQKLVRANGSGFMAAILPTGMRAISTEISPETGAGGFILPNDRVDVILSKREKNPDSKGPDVAQSEIILSNIRVLAIDQAPKEKEGVNTLVGRTVTLELKPEQAETLARSRQSGTLSLALRSITDVNATAEGPSEDQVQKRGQSVNVVRYGVANQTTAQK
- the metC gene encoding cystathionine beta-lyase → MSSSNDGSSNPQKPETRLVTAGRDTQGQRGFVNPAVFHGSTVLYPTAEDLHAHRAEFSYGRHGSPTTRALQDVLMSLEGPQCAGVGLAPSGLAAITTTLLSVLSAGDHVLVTDNVYRPTRNFCNGMLARYGVEVSYFDPLLGARIESLFKPNTKAVLVEAPGSQSFEMSDIPAIAEVAHARGALVIDDNTWATPLFHRSLDQGVDISMQAATKYIGGHSDIMFGTISANAKAWPLLAEGIRLLGVCAGPDDVFLALRGTRTLSVRLTQHYRSGLEMARWLATRPEVLSVLHPALESHPGHAIWKRDFTGASGLFSIVLKPVPQKAVDALLDTVKLFGMGFSWGGFESLIIPFDCDPYRTATKWSPGGPTLRLHIGLENVDDLKADLERGFAALKAAV